The sequence GGATCTCCGGAGCCCGGAACAGTTCCGCATGCAGGTTGAGGCCTTCAAGCGGCTCTGGGCCGCAGGCTACAGCAACCTTGGTGTTATGTTCCCGCTGGTCAACCACCCCGCCGAGTTTGTCCAGGCCCGCGCGATGATGAAAGAGTGGGGGGTCAACGTGGAGAACGTGACCCTCGGCGTCATGATCGAGGTCCCGAGCAGCGCCATCCTCATCGAGGACTTCATCAAGGCCGGGATCAAGTTCGCCTCGTTCGGGACGAACGACCTCATCCAGTACACGCTCGCCATCGACCGGAACAACGAGCATGTCGCAGATATGTACGAGCCCGAGCACCCTGCAGTGCTCAGGCTGATCGATTACGCGATCAAAGCCTGCCGGGAGCACGGTGTTGAGTGCTCGATCTGCGGCCAGGCCGGCTCTGACCCTGATATGGTCGCGTGGCTCGTCGGGCACGGCATCACCAGCGTCTCCGCAAACATCGACGCGGTTCCGCGCATCCGTGAGGCCGTGGCCCGGAAAGAGCGGCAGATCCTCCTTGATGCGGCGAGAAGAAATGCGTGAAGTTGGATGCCCTGAGGAGGAGCTCTTCTCCTTCCTCTCGCTCTCGCGGCAGGAGGATCTCGGCTACCAGAATATCCTGAGTTCGATGTGCACGCCGCCCCACCCGGTCGCGGCACGGGCGCACGCGATGTTCCTCGAGACCAACCTCGGCGACCCCGGGCTCTTCCCGGGGACGGCCGCGCTCGAGAGACTCCTCGTCCGGAGGCTCGGCGCGCTGATGCACCTCCCCGAAGCGGGCGGGTATGCGACCTCAGGGGGGACCGAGTCGAACATCCAGGCGTTCCGGATCGCAAAGAAGCGAAAGCGCACACGATCCCCGAACGTGGTTGTTCCTGAGTCGGGCCACTTCTCGTTCCAGAAGGCCTGTGACATCCTGGGGCTCGAGATACGGACAGTGCCGCTCGATGCGGAGTTCAGGATGGATGTTGACGCGGTCGACGGTCTCGTGGATAACAACACGATCGCTCTCGTCGGCGTCGCCGGGACGACCGAGTACGGGGTGGTTGACCCCATCACCCGCCTCTCTGAGATCGCCCTGGACCGGGAGGTGTTCCTCCACATCGACGCCGCCTTCGGGGGGATGGTGGTGCCGTTCCTTGACCGGCCGATCCCGTTTGACTTCCGGCTCCCCGGTGTCAACTCCATATCCATCGACCCCCACAAGATGGGGATGAGCACCATCCCGGCAGGCTGCCTCCTTGTCAGGGACCCGGAGTATTTTTCGAGTCTCAACGTTGATACGCCCTACCTGACCGTGAAGCAGGAGTACACCCTCGCCGGAACCAGACCCGGCGCGTCGGTGGCAGCCGCAGTCGCGGTTCTCGAGTACCTGGGGATGGACGGCATGAGGGCGGTGGTCGCCGGGTGCATGGAGAACGCTCGAAGGCTGATCGAGGGGATGGAGACGCTCGGCTACCCGCGCGCGGTGACCCCGGACGTCAACGTGGCGACGTTCTCCTGTGACCGTGCGCCCGCCGGCTGGCGGGTCTCGAGGACCCGGGCCGGAGATATGCGGATCATCTGCATGCCTCACGTCACTCGTGACGTCGTCGAGGCATTCCTTGGAGATATGAGTGATCTGGATGCTTGAACGACTGATACGTTCACTGGAAGCCTCCCCGGTCATGAAGCGCGGGGAGTATGACTACTTCATCCACCCGATAACCGACGGGGTGCCGCTCGTTGAGCCGGCGCTCCTCCGCGAGGTCGGGTGTGCCATGGTGCGGGTCCTTGACCTTTCCGGCGTCGACAAGATCGTCGTCTGCGAGGCGATGGGGATCCACATCGGTGTCGCCTTCTCGATGATGACCGATATTCCGCTGGTGGTCGTCAGGAAACGCTCCTACAACCTGCCCGGGGAGGTCGCGGTACACCAGACCACCGGCTACTCGAAGGGGGAACTCTACTTAAACGGCGTCAGTGCGGGCGAGCGTGTCGTGATCATCGACGACGTCTGCAGCACCGGGGGGACGCTCCGCGCCCTCATCAGCGCGCTCGGGCAGGTTGGCGCCGAGATCGCCGATATCTGCGTGGTCATATCCCGGGGCGATGCTGATATCGGCCGCCCGCTCAAGACCCTGGTCAGGGTCGATGTCTCCGGGGGCCGGGTGCGTGTTGTTGATACCTGTATCTGACATTATCCGCCGGCTCAGCGAGCGCGGCGCAAAACGCGTTGCTCTCCAGTTCCCGGCAGGGCTTGCGCGGCAGGCGCCGGGGGTAGCAGCCGCACTCCGCGATGCAGGATTTGAGGTGATCGTCAGCGGCGATCCCTGCTACGGGGCCTGCGACCTTGCGCTTGATACCCTCACGTATGCCGACGTCCTGGTCCACTTCGGCCATGCGCCGGTTGAGGACCGATCTAGCGTCATCTACGAGCCTGTCCGGATCGACTTCGATGTGGGTGTGCTCTCCCGGGCCCTGCCAATGCTTGAGAGCCGCCGGGTTGGCCTTGTCACCACGGTCCAGCACGTCCACCTGGTGGGCGCGATGGCTGCGTATCTCGGGGAACACGGTATCGAGGCGGTCGTCGCTCCCGGGGATGGGCGCACACCGCTTCCGGGACAGGTGCTCGGGTGCAACTTCGCCGCCGCGCGGGCGACGGGGGCGGACGAGATCCTCTTTGTCGGGACCGGGGTCTTCCACCCCACCGGGATCCAGCTTGCCACCCGGGCCCGGGTGGTGGCGCTCGACCCCTTCACCGGCGAGGCTCGGATAGTGGATGCGTCCCGTCTGGTCCGCCGCCGTGCTGCGGTGATGGCGAAGGCAGAAGATGCTGCGAGTTTTGGGATCATCGTCAGCACAAAGAGCGGGCAGCAGCGGATGGGGCTTGCCCGGCGGCTCGCCGCGCTCTCGGATCGCGCTTTCCTTGTTGCGATGCGCGAGGTCTCCCCTGCCGGGATGCTCGACCTCGGGTTTGGGGCGTACGTGAACACCGCATGCCCCCGGCTCGCCTACGACGACCAGATCCGGTTCCCGGTCCCGGTGCTGACGCCGCCGGAGTTTGAGATCCTCTGCGGTGCCCGGGCCTGGGAGGATTACGCGATCGACGAATACCTTGCGCCATGAACCTCCGGCAACTTGAGATGCGGCTCGAACGCCTGCAGGGTTTTGAGCGGCCGACAGCCCGCCTCGAGCAGTACCAGACCCCGGCGCCGGTGGCGGCCCGTCTCCTCCATCATGCTGCCATGCAGGGGGCGATCGAGGGGCGCCGGGTCTGCGACCTCGGGTGCGGGACCGGGATCCTCGCCTGCGGTGCAGCCCTCCTCGGCGCGTCTGCCGTGACCGGGGTGGATATCGACCCGGCCGCAATAGACGTCGCCCGGCAGAACGCGGAGATGCTCGGGGTCACGGTGGATTTCATCGTCGCCGACATCAGGAGCCCCGACGTCGACTGGGCGGCGCTTGCGTGCGACACCGTCGTGATGAACCCGCCGTTCGGGGCGCAGAAGGCGCACGCCGACCGGCCATTCATCGATCGGGCGCTCGAACTCGGGCAGATGATCTATGGCATCTTCAACGAAGGCTCAAGTCCGTTCGTGGCCGCCTACATCGAAGGCCGGGCGACGATTGAAGAGGTGATTTTGTGCGCGTTCCCGCTCCGGAGGACGTTTGCGCATCATCGCAAGGAGCGAGTGGATATTACGGTAGAGGTCATACGCTTAAGGCGGATCTGACACCGTGACCTCTGATACAAAGTCCGTATGGGGACTCTCTGCAGCCCACCTGGTGACCGACCTCTACTCGCCGGTCCTCCCTGCAATCCTGCCACTCCTCATTGCAGAGCAGGGCTACTCGTTCTTCCTCGCGGGGCTGATCGTCACGGTCTTCAACCTCACGTCGTCGATGATGCAGCCGCTCGTCGGCTGGCTCTACGATACCCGGGGGCTTGCCGTCCATATCAGCGTCACCGTCCTCATCAGCGCGACGTTCATATCGGTCATCGGCCTGCTCAACAACTATTACCTCGTTCTTGCTTCCGTTGCCATAGCGGCGCTGGGGCACGCTCTCTTCCACCCAAGCGCGCTCGGGACCGTCAGCCGCCTGACCCGGGATGCGAGCCGGGGCCGGATCACCTCCTACTTTGTCATCGGCGGCAACCTGGGCTACGCAATCGGCCCCATATGCGCCGGGGTAGCTGTCGGCCTCATGGGCCTTCCGGGGCTTGTCATCCTTGCGATCCCCGGCATCGTGATGGCGGCGGTGCTCCGCTACGTCCTGCCCGGCCCCGTGCGCCGCGAGGTCCCTGCACCGTCCTCCCGGAGCGAGCGGCCCGCACGCCGGGCGATCGCACTCCTGGTCGCGGCCTCAGGCCTCCGGGCGTGGGCGATATTCGGTTCGGTCGCGTTCCTCCCGACCATCCTCACCCTGCGGGGCATCGATCTCGTGACCGCGAACCTGCTGGTCTCAGGCATGCTCATCGCCGGGGTCGTGGGGCAGCTCGTCGGCGGGATACTCTCTGACCGCTACGGCCGCAAGGAGTACACGCTCATCGGGCTTGTCACCGCCATCCCGCCGTTCCTCGTCTTCCTCATGACCGACGGCATCGTCTCGCTGGTCGCGATGATCATCTTCGGGTTCATCCTCTGGTCGACCTTCGCCGTCACCGTCGCCATGGCTCACGAGATAGCACCCGGGAACGTCGGGCTCGTCTCCGGGCTGATGCTCGGGCTCGCGGTCGGCGTGGGCGGGATGGGGGTTGCGGCCACCGGGTGGATTGCTGATGCAACCTCACTCTCGGTTGGCCTCATGACGATCCCGGTTGCGATCGCCCTTGCCGTCCCGCTATTCCTTGCGGTCCCCTATCCCTGGAAGGTCTTCTCGCGGAGCCGGTCTCCCACCCTGGGATAATCCCACCCCAACCTCTTAAGTAGAGGGAGTGCGGATTCATCGCCGATGGTCACCCGGTTCCAGCGCTACCGGCAGATAGCCGATGTGCTGGTCAAGTATGGTTTTGGGATCCTCGTCGAGGAGGTCATTCCAGGGGGCAGGCGCTTGAGGGCGCTCCGGAGACCTCCCGGTGAGGAACGGTCGGTATACGAGCGGATCCGGCTTGCCATCGAGGAACTGGGGCCGACCTACATTAAGTTCGGGCAGATCATGAGCACCCGCCGGGAACTCCTCCCGCCTGAACTCATCGAGGAACTCCAGAAGTTGCAGGACCAGGTTGCCCCGCTCCCGTTTGAGGAGATCCGGCCGGTGATCCAGCGCTACTGCCCAAACCTCGAGGAGTGTTTTGATATCATCGAGGAGGAGCCGGTCGCGGCCGCCTCCCTCTCGCAGGTGCACCGCGCGGTGATGCGAGACGGCCGCATCATCGCCCTCAAGGTGCAGCGCCCGGGAATCGTCAACCTCATCGAGACCGACATCCTGATCCTGCAGTCGCTTGCAAGACGGGTCGGGTCGCTCTCCCCTGCCCTGCGGGTCTACAACCTGCGCGGCATGGTGGATGAGTTCTCTCTCCAGATCAGGCGCGAACTGGATTTCGCCCAGGACGGGATGAACGCGGACCGTCTCAGGAGGAACATGCGCGGGATTCCGGGCGTGAAGATCCCCCGGGTCCACTGGGGGATCTCCGGCCCCTGCCTGCTTGCCATGGACTACGTCGAGGGGGTGCGGATCGATGATGTGGCGGCCATCCGGGCGTTCGGCCTCTTTCCCGAGGATATTGCCAACCTCGGTTTTTCTGCCTACATCCAGCAGATCTTCGTGGACGGTCTCTTTCACGGGGACCCCCACCCTGGAAACCTCCTGGTTACCAGACGGGGAGAGGTCGTCTTCCTCGATTACGGCATCGTCGGGGTTCTCCGCCCGGAGAGACGGCGCGCTTTTGCCGACCTCCTCCTCGCCATGACCAGAACTGACGTTGCGGGCGTTATCGCGGCGCTCGAGAGGCTCGATGTGCATATCAGCCCGGCAGACCTCGACTCCGTGAAGGATGACCTCTACCTGGTCCTGCTGGATTACCGGGAGATGCGGCTTGAGCAGGTGAACTTTGCGATAGCGATCCGTGGCCTGACCGATATCCTCCGGCGGTACCACATCAGCGTCCCATCCAACCTGATGCTGATGATGAAGGTGGTCGTTATGGTTATCGATATCGGCATCAGGCTCGATCCCTCATTCAACTTCGACCAGAGGATCCGGCCGTACCTGGCCAGGATCATCGCGCAACAGCGATTCTCCCCTGATACAGTGGCTGATTCCGTGCGGTCGCTTGCGGGCGCGGCAGAGGGGCTGCTCGCCATCCCGGGGAACGTGAACGAGACCTTAAAGACCCTCTCAGAGGGAGCCGTCACGATCGAACTGGAGGATAGCGACCTTGCAAAGATCGTCGGCGTCATCGACCGGACGAGCGATAAGCTCATCGTCGGGCTGGTGGTCGCCGCGATCGTCGTGGGGTCGTCACTGGTGCTCCGGGTGGCCGATCTCCCGATTCCCCGCTACGTCACGACTCTTGCGGTCGTGGGTTATGTCTTTGCGGTGCTGGTCGGGTTTTATGCGGTCTATAATATCCTCAGGCACGGGAGGATCATACGGCGGTGAGGGGTGAGAGAACCCCCATACGCGCTAACGTTCGGTATGGAGATTCACGAGAATGACGCTCGATTCGGGATATGAGGGTCGGTTTTGGGTATTACTGGTTATTCTACGGTCAATAGCCCGCCTCCTCGGGAAACGGTCTTGATCCCGGTCAGGGAGCATACGATGAGAGCCCGATCGGTTCGCTCCGGGAGGTTATCAGGCCTCAGGCGGGGTTTCCCCGGGTATCGCCCCCTCCCCTGCCCCCACCCCCAGGGTGATTCCCACCACGGTCCACTGCCTGGGTGAGCCGGGGGATACCCCGCGTTCACCACCCACGCTGAGGTGGGTGGGAACGATCGCCAGAACTGACATGCGGGTTCAACAGAGTTTGAACCCCGCCGATAGCCAACCCGAGAACGCAAGTGCACCCATGGTTGGGTTCGCGCCAATGGGAGGAGCCTCTCTCCCGGGCCCCAAGGTATTCCCACCACGATCCACTCACTGCCTGGGGCGAGCCCGGGAAATATCTGTGTTCAGTCCATCCCTGCACCCCACCTGCTCCAACATATGGGTTTTCACGCATGCAGCCTGCTGCATCGTGTCACTTTATTTTGAAGATTCCAATGCGTGAAATGCAACGTCGATGACCACGCGTGAAGATGAGGATTTGACCTCACGCGAAGCCGCGAAGGTCGCGAAGGTGACGTTGGATTTGTGGGTTTTGGACGACAAAGAGCATTAAGGCGCGGCCTCATGAGCGTTTTGGGGACCTCTCACACAATAACCGGCCCACCGGCATGCCCCTTCCCCGGGCCGGAGGATGAGTACAAAAAATATTATTCAGATTTCTTCTTGAAGAACAGCCTGCAGTGGCACATGCCCTGCTCCTCGATCTCTTTCTCGTGGTAGATGCAGGGACAGATGATGATCTTGTCCTTTTCAGGATCCCCGCTCCGGAGCCTGCAGGGGCAGTATGCCGCCCCAAACCGCTCTTCGTTCCGGGCAAGCCCGCGGAGGACGGCCGAGAGTTGTTTCTCGTCGACGTTCAGCACAAAGCCCTTCTCCTTCGCGTACTGCTTTGCCCTGGTACGCGCTTCTTCAATCCCTTCTTCAGTCATAACAAAACTCCTATCGTGTGGGTCTCCGGCGCCCGTGCTCTTCGATATGGGCAATCATCGAGTTAAAGATTTTGACACCGTCCTCTGATCCGAGTACGCGCTCACTTGCCCGCTCCGGATGCGGCATCATCGCGAGCACGTTTCCTGCTTCCGAGAGGACGCCGGTGATGTTCTCTGCCGACCCGTTCGGGTTGCTCTCCGGTGTTGTGTTGCCGTGCTCATCACAGAACCGGAATGCGACCTGCCCGTCCCGGTTCAGCCGCGCGACCACATCCTCAGGGGCAACGTACCGCCCCTCCTTATGAGCGATCGGGACCCTGATCACCTCGCCCTCCCGGTAGAGCGTGGTGAACGGGGACGTGGTGTTCTCGACGCGGAGGTATACATGCTGTGAGATGAACTTCGGGTAGGCGTTCAGCGTGAAGGTGCCCGGCACCAGTCCTGCCTCTGAAGCGATCTGCGCGCCGTTGCAGATCCCAAGGACCAGCCCCCCGCTCTTCGCGTGCCTGACGATGTCATCCATGACTGCAGTCCGGGCGGCGATGGCCCCTGCGCGGAGGTAGTCCCCGTACGAGAACCCACCCGGGAGCACCACGGCGTCGTAAGGGCGGGAAAGCCCCTCCTTATACCAGACAAGGTCGGTATCGACCCCGCAGACGTCCGCGAGGACGTGGTAGGTGTCCTGGTCGCAGTTGCTGCCGCCGAACTGTACCACAGCGAATCTCATGCCTTACTCGACCTCAATGGTGTAGCGGTGGATGACCGGGTTTGCAAGGAGCCGTTCGCAGATCGCCCGGGCCTCTTCCCGTGCCGCTGCCGCATCTTCTGCGTCGATACTGATCCGGAAGAGGCGCGCCGTGCTCAGGTCCCCGGTCGCAAACCCAAGGTTCGCAAGGGCGTGCCTGATGGCACGCGCTTCAGGGTCCAGCATCCCCTCTTTGAGGGCGATGGTGATGGTTACGTCAAACTTCATGCAGACCCCCTTTGAGGCGGCGAGAGTATCCGTTTCGCGACGCCGGCGTAGGTCTCCATGACGTCTCCCTTGTTGAAGCGGTAGACGTCCTTATCAAGAGACGCCCCGGTCTCCTTGTCCCAGAGCCGCATCGAGTCCATACTGATCTCGTCGCCGACGACGATCTCCCCATCATGGTGGCCGAACTCGAGTTTGAAGTCGACCAGGGTGATGCCGCGCTGGTCAAGATACTCAGAGAGCACCTCGTTTACCGCGAGCGCCATGGCCTTGATCTGGTCGAGTTCCTCGGGCGTGGCAAGCCCCAGGGCATAGATCAGGTCATCGTTCAGCATCGGGTCATGGTGAGCGTCGCTCTTGTAATCGATGACGATCACTGGCGGATCGAGCGGTTCACCTTCGCGGAACGGGTAGCGGCGCACGATTGACCCGGCCGCGACGTTTCTCACGATCACCTCGAGGGGGAACATCTCAAGTCTCCGCACCGCAATCGTGGCGGGCTCAAGACTTGCGAGGTAGTGAGTCCCGATCCCGTGCTCCTCCAGGTACCCAAAGAGGAAGGAGGAGACCTCTGCGTTATATCTTCCCTTGCCGCTCAGGGTGTCTTTCTTCTCACCGTCAAAGGCCGTGATGTCGTCCCGGAACTTCACGATATACACTTCCGGGTCATCAGTGCGATAGACGGATTTAGCCTTCCCTGTGTAGAGGAGGTCAACCTGTTTCATGGCGAAATCTCCTGGTAGATGTTGATCGGGATTTATGATGAGGTTATGCACCCTCATCCCGGTTCGGCCTTGCGAATCCTCTCCGCAAGCTGTCTGATCAGGGGTTCGAGGAGGGGAGAGTACCAGCCTTTCTCGATGTACTGCGGGTAGATGCAGAGCCGCTCCCGGAGCTCGGCGTCGCCGGCCACTCTCTTTAGTTCCTCGATCTCCGGCCAGGGGCGCTCAGGGTTGACGTAGTCGATGGTGAGCGGGGAGACCCCGCCGAGGTCGTCCACGCCGCACCCGATCAGGTGAGAGGCATCAGCGAGGTTCGGCGGTATCTGCACCGCCACGTCGGAAGGGAGGATCTCCCGGGCGAGGGCTATCGTCGCACAGAGTTCGCTTGTTTCGGGAGTCGGTGTGCCTTCCATCGGGGTCCCGGGCTTCGGGCGGAAGTTTTGCACGATGACCTCCTGGATATGACCAAATCGTCGGTGGAGGTCCCGGATGACCTGGAAAGACTCCTCCCGGTCCTCCATCGTCTCACCGATCCCGACCAGGATGCCGGTCGTGAACGGTATCGAGAGTTTACCTGCGTTCTCGATCATCTCGATCCTGACGCCCGGTTTTTTTCCTGGAGAATCCCGGTGCGCGGCAACCTCCGCGGTCGTCTCAAGCATCAGCCCCATGCTCGCGTTCACCGCTCGGAGCCGGTCGAGTTCCAGGTAGGAGAGGATGCCGGCGTTGGTGTGCGGCAGGAGCCCAAGCCGTATGGCCGCAAGAGAGAGGTCGTAGACGTAGTCGAGGATATCGGTGTAGCCTATCCGCTCGAGCATGGCGGTAAACCCGGGAACCGCACCAGGGCGCTCCCCGAAGGTGAAGAGCGCCTCGGTGCAGCCAAGTTCCGCGCTCACCTCCATGGTGCGGAGCACCTCGCCGGGGGGCATGATGCACCCCTCCCGCACCGGGGTCCGGAAGCAGCAGTAACCGCAACGGTTTGCGCAGACTGTTGTTAGGGGGAGGAATGCGTTCCTTGAGTAGGTAATCACGCGCCGGTGCATGGATAGTATGTCGACACTTCCGCACTTGAAGTTTGGGAGTGCATCGAGCCCTCTTTGAGGGGAGAGCCTGCTCTGGTGCGTGAAGCGGATCGCCGGTCACACAGAGATCCGCGTGAAGCAGCGGTATGGCGACGGTGATGGGGGCCTCGCGCGAAGCCGTGAAGGGGTGGTCCGGGGCGTGGGGGATTATCTGTTGTCGTAAATCCGGCGGATGGGTGGTTTTGGGCGTGCACCATTAACGATGCCTTTTTGATGCTGCCCCGACAACCGTTTCACAATGTATTTTCACGCGCTTATTCCCTTTAAGCCCGTAAACCCCAAGACGCGTCTCTCCTGCATCCTCAGCCAGGAGGAGCGGGAGGCGTTTGCACGGACGATGCTCGAAGACGTGATCGCCTCTGTGCTGAAGTCGGGGTGCAGCGCCACCCTGCTCTGCACCCACCCCTTCAAACACGAGGACACGCTCATCGCCGTCAGGAAAGAGCCCCTGAACGAAGCGATCAACTGGGCGCTCAGGCAGTTCCACTGTCCTGCGCTCATCATCATGGCCGACCTCCCCCTGGTGACTGCCGGGGATATCCAGCGGCTGATCCGCACTGAGAAGGACATGGCTATCGTGCCGGGCCGGGGCGGCGGGACGAACGTAATTTTCCTGAAGAAACCGCAATGCTTCCACGCCGACTTCTACGGCGCAAGTTTCATCGACCACATGGCGGTTGCAGAAGAGTGCGGCTTCTCAGTCGAGGTGATCGACTCGTTCCGGATGTCGACCGACATCGATGAGAAGGAAGACCTCGTTGAGATCCTGATCCATGGAAAAGGGAGAAAGAGCAAGGAGTTCCTGGAGAATTCAGGGTTTACCCTTGCCATCGACGAGAAGGGACGGGTCGGCGTGCAGCGCGACGCCCATAAAGAGACACTCTGAAGCATCGATGGTGGCGACCCCTGCGTAGTCGCCGACGGGAAGCCCGGTCCCCCGCACAACGACTGCGGGGACGCACTCGTTTGCTTCCCCCATCACCAGTTCGGCCGCTGATGCGATGCAGTCAGCCACCGCCCGTTTGGTGACCTCGAGTTCGCGGCCGAAGAGATCCTGCTTTCCGCGCTCGTCAAGGACCGAGGGGATGCCCGAGCACCCGATAGCGACCCCGCAGCACCCAAGGCGCATCGCATGTGTCCTTGAATCGGCGATGATGACACCGACGTCTGCCCCGGTTCGCTCTGCGATCCCGGCACGTATCCGCGCAGCGGTCGCATCCGGATCCACCGGCAGCAGGACGACGGAGCCGGACGGGGCATTGGATGCGTCGATTCCAGCGTTTGGGAGGAGCGTCCCGTTCTTCATGCAGAGCAGGAACCCCGGGATGCCCCCGACGACCCGGTCGCTCTCCCTGAGCACCACCTCAACCAGGCGGGGGTCCATCTGGTAGTCTTCGGCAAGCCGGAGCGCTTCGGGCGAGGGTTCGATATCGTCCAGTCTCGCGACCCGCCCCTCGGCGGTGGCCACGGCCGACTCAGCGACGACCACGATATCCCCTGCCTGCAACCCCCCGCACTCCGAGCGTTCGGCGGCTGCGAGGATATGCGCCGCCATATCATCCCCGGCCCGGACCAGGGGGGTCGCAAGACCGTACACAGAGTATGATAGCCTCGTCATGTCTGTCTCATCTTCTCATACACCCTGAGCAGGTCTGCAGTCTCGGCGACGTCGTGGCTCCTGACCACGGCCGCTCCCTGCCTGACCAGGTCCATGGTGAGCGCGAGGGTTCCCGCGAGCCGCTCTTCCGGTCCTTTTCCGATCAGGTCTCCGATGAAGGTCTTTCGGGAGATCGCGGCGAGCACCGGGCGGCCGAAGGTTAAGAACGCCTCAAAGTTCCGGCAGAG is a genomic window of Methanoculleus bourgensis MS2 containing:
- the cofG gene encoding 7,8-didemethyl-8-hydroxy-5-deazariboflavin synthase CofG; translation: MHRRVITYSRNAFLPLTTVCANRCGYCCFRTPVREGCIMPPGEVLRTMEVSAELGCTEALFTFGERPGAVPGFTAMLERIGYTDILDYVYDLSLAAIRLGLLPHTNAGILSYLELDRLRAVNASMGLMLETTAEVAAHRDSPGKKPGVRIEMIENAGKLSIPFTTGILVGIGETMEDREESFQVIRDLHRRFGHIQEVIVQNFRPKPGTPMEGTPTPETSELCATIALAREILPSDVAVQIPPNLADASHLIGCGVDDLGGVSPLTIDYVNPERPWPEIEELKRVAGDAELRERLCIYPQYIEKGWYSPLLEPLIRQLAERIRKAEPG
- the cofC gene encoding 2-phospho-L-lactate guanylyltransferase, with translation MYFHALIPFKPVNPKTRLSCILSQEEREAFARTMLEDVIASVLKSGCSATLLCTHPFKHEDTLIAVRKEPLNEAINWALRQFHCPALIIMADLPLVTAGDIQRLIRTEKDMAIVPGRGGGTNVIFLKKPQCFHADFYGASFIDHMAVAEECGFSVEVIDSFRMSTDIDEKEDLVEILIHGKGRKSKEFLENSGFTLAIDEKGRVGVQRDAHKETL
- the cofE gene encoding coenzyme F420-0:L-glutamate ligase — translated: MTRLSYSVYGLATPLVRAGDDMAAHILAAAERSECGGLQAGDIVVVAESAVATAEGRVARLDDIEPSPEALRLAEDYQMDPRLVEVVLRESDRVVGGIPGFLLCMKNGTLLPNAGIDASNAPSGSVVLLPVDPDATAARIRAGIAERTGADVGVIIADSRTHAMRLGCCGVAIGCSGIPSVLDERGKQDLFGRELEVTKRAVADCIASAAELVMGEANECVPAVVVRGTGLPVGDYAGVATIDASECLFMGVALHADPSLLVDGKGKP